The DNA sequence GCCATAGGGCATGTATCACCCGAAGCCATGGAGGGCGGGGCGATTGCCATTGTTAAAAACGGTGACAGGATCGACATCAATATTCCCAAACGGCGAATTACATTAAAGGTTTCTGACAAGGAGATTGAGGAGAGGCTTTCAAAATGGCGTCCTCCCAAGCCCAAGATTTCCAAGGGATATATGGCGCGATACGCTCGCGCGGTGTCATCTGGGGGAGAGGGAGCTGTGGTGAGATGATAGGAATTGAGGAATCTAGAATTGAGGAATTGGCGGAAATCCATTCAATTGCTGAATCGCTCAATTATTTGTGTGTAACAGGAGGAAATAGAGTGAAAACACTTACAGGAGCACAGATCATCATGGCCGTCCTGAAGGAAGAGGGCGTTAAGACCATCTTTGGTTTCCCGGGCGGCGTTATTATTGACATTTTTGACGAGCTCGCCAAGACGGATATACAGCTTATCCTGGTGCGCCACGAACAGGGGGCGGCCCATGCGGCAGACGGCTACGCGCGGGCAAAGAGCAGTGTGGGCGTTTGCCTGGTCACCTCCGGTCCTGGGGCCACGAACACTGTTAGCGGGCTTGCATCTGCCTATATGGATTCTATTCCGGTAGTTGCGCTCACAGGCCAGGTGCCCACCAAGTTAATCGGAACCGATGCCTTCCAGGAAGTCGATATTGTAGGAATCACCCGGCCTTGCACCAAGCACAACTATCTTGTGAAACGTACAGATGACCTTGCCAGAGTACTAAAAGAGGCCTTTCATGTTGCACGATCAGGACGCCCAGGTCCGGTCTTGGTCGATCTTCCCAAGGATGTGAGTCAAGGCAAGGCAAGATACAAACCCTTGCCGAAACCCAAGATGCCCTCCTACAATCCCACGTACAAACCCAATGTTAAGCAATTGCGGCGGGCGGTGGAGCTTGTTAAGAGAGCAAAAAGACCGGTTGTTTTTTCCGGAGGCGGAGTCATCCTTTCAGGGGCATCCAAGGAATTGACCAACTTTGCCAAGAAATTGCACGCTCCTGTCACAGCCTCTCTGATGGGTCTTGGCGGTTTTCCGGGCACCGATCCTCTCTGGCTGGGAATGCTGGGTATGCACGGCACATACCGCGCCAACATGGCGATCGAGGGATGCGACCTCTTAATCGGCATTGGTGTGCGCTTTGATGACAGGGTGACCGGCAAGGTTGAAGCGTTTGCACCAAATGCAAAGATCATCCATGTTGATATCGACCCTACTTCTATCAGCAAGAATATCCCTGTTACGGTCCCAATCGTTGGTGATTGCAGGGCCTCCCTAAGGGAGATTAACGGCCTCCTTGATGATGAAAAGGTGAGGTTTTCCAAGAAAAGCCGCAAACCCTGGCTTGACCAGATAGAAAAATGGAAAAATACCCAGCCATTAAGATATGAACAGGGAGATGCAATAAAACCCCAGTGTGTAGTTGAAAAGCTCTACGAACTGACACAGGGCAAAGCCATCATTACCACTGAGGTGGGACAGAACCAAATGTGGGCGGCTCAGTATTACCACTTTGATAGCCCAAATTGTTTCATTACCTCTGGCGGACTTGGGTGTATGGGTTTTGGTTTGCCTGCTGCCATTGGGGCGCAGGCGGCTTGTCCTGATAGGCTCGTGGTAGACGTGGCTGGAGACGGGAGTATTCAGATGAATATCCAGGAGCTGGCCACGGCCGTGCAATACAACTTGCCGGTGAAGGTGGTTATCTTAAATAACAGGTATCTTGGTATGGTACGGCAGTGGCAGGAACTCTTTTACAAAAAGCGCTACACGGCTACAGACATGGAATGCGCCCCTGATTTTGCGAAGCTTGCCGAGGCCTATGGGGCCTTAGGCCTGAAGGCCACGAAGCCCGAAGAGGTTGTTTCCGTACTCAAGCAAGGGCTCAAGAGCCCGGGTCCTGCCATAATGGACTTTTGGGTGGCTCGTGAAGAAGGTGTGTACCCCATGGTCCCTGCAGGGGCCGCTTTAAGTGAAATGCTTCTAGTCTAAAACGGAGATTACTTATGCAGAAACATACGATATCGCTGTTGGTGGACAATGAGCCGGGGGTGCTTTCCCGGGTGGCAGGCCTGTTTAGTGGCCGCGGTTTCAACATAGAGAGCCTGTGCGTGGCAGAGACCCTTGACCCCCTGGTTTCCCGCATGACACTCGTAACGCGGGGAGACGATGCCGTTGCAGAACAGATTATGAAACAGCTCAACAAGCTCATTAACGTCATGAAGGTCCATGACCTGACCGGAACGGAATATGTGGAGCGTGAAATGGCCCTGGTCAAAGTCAAGACCAAGGCAGATTCCAGGGCGGAACTCTTGAGGATTGTTGATATTTTCAGGTGCAAAGTCGTTGACGTGAGTCCCACGCACTACACGCTCGAAGTGACCGGTACGGCCGAGAAGCTTGCAGCCATCTTGAGCCTTCTAAAGCCCATGGGGGTTAAGGAGATTGCCCGCACAGGGGCGATTGCGCTGGCGAGGGAGAAAAAATAAAATCGCTACGCGATTTTGTAAAACAAGGAGAATACCTATGGCAAAGATCAATTTTGGTGGTGTCTGGGAGGACGTGGTGACCTCGGAAGAATTTTCTTTGGAGAAGGCGAGAGAGGTCTTGGCTGATGAGACTGTGGCAGTGCTGGGCTATGGTGTGCAGGGTCCTGCCCAGGCGTTGAACATGAAAGACAATGGGATTTCGGTCATCGTGGGCCAGCGCGAGGGTGGCAAGTCCTGGGAAAAGGCTGTCCACGACGGTTTTGTGCCGGGCGAGACCCTTTTTTCGTTGGAAGAGGCGGCCGAGCGGGCTACCATAGTCCAGTATCTCATATCTGATGCCGGCCAGATGGCAGCTTGGCCGAGGCTGAAACCGTTGCTAAAAGAGGGAGATGCCCTCTATTTTTCCCACGGTTTTTCCATTGTTTACAGCGATCAGACCGGAGTGGTCCCCCCGAATAACATTGACGTAATTCTGGTTGCTCCAAAGGGTTCTGGAAGAAATGTGCGATTGAATTTCCTGGACGGAAGCGGCATCAACGGAAGTTACGCGGTTTATCAGGATTTTACTGGCCGGGCAAAGGAGAAAGCCATTGCATTAGGCATAGCCATCGGGTCCGGATACCTGTTTCCGACGACCTTCAAAAATGAGGTGTACAGTGACCTGACCGGAGAGCGCGGGGTTCTTATGGGCTGCCTGGAGGGCGTGTTTGAGGCCCAGTACAGTATATTGCGCAAACACGGACACAGCCCCAGCGAGGCATTCAACGAAACGGTAGAAGAGTTGACCCAGAGCCTGATTCGCCTTGTGGCTGAAAACGGCATGGACTGGATGTATTACAACTGCAGCACAACGGCCCAGAGAGGAGCGCTGGATTGGAGGCACAGATTCCGCAATGCGGTCACACCTGTCTTTGAGGAGCTTTACCAGAGTGTCGTTTCGGGACAAGAGACCAAGCTCGTGCTTGAAGCCAACAGTGCGCCGGATTATAGTGAAAGGCTCGCAGAAGAGCTGGAAGAGATGAAAAACTCCGAGATGTGGCAAGCTGGAGCTGCCGTTCGTGGCCTGAGACCGGAAAACAGGAAAAAGCCATAGGGAAAAACATGCGTCATGGCAGTGAAAAGGCTTGACATGCTGGGAGATGTGTCATAAAATATTAAAAAATCCTACCTAGGAGAGCATACATAAAGAAAAAAACCAAACAGTTTCTTCATTTTATATATCACAGACAATAAGACACTGCCACTTACCCCCTTTATTTACGAAGAGGAATCAATCCTTTTTTTTTCAGATAGTGTCCCTACATAACAGCGTGATTGCTTTTGTCTTGGAATGTTTCCGGGACCAGCGGTTTTTGGTAAAAAGTTTTGGCATTCTTTCATTTTCCATCATTCCATTAGATGTCCGTCTACCTGAGTACACAAGCTAACACCCAAACAGTGTCAATTACTTTTTGATTTCAATGAAGGATGCCAAAGTTTTTTTGTAAATATGTGAAACCACGTCTTCCGGGCGCGGATTCTTTACTAACCGACTAAAGGAAAGAAATCTATGAACTTAGTGGAGTTAAAGGCCTTGAAAGTCAGCAAACTGACTTCAATGGCCAGAAAATTCAATGTCGAGGGCGCCTCAAGCATGCGAAAACAGGAGGTAATTTTTGCGCTTCTGCAAGCACAAACCGAAAAAAACGGCTTGATCTATGGGGAGGGCGTTCTCGAGATTCTGCCAGACGGATTTGGCTTTCTCAGGGCGACGGACTATAGTTACCTGCCCGGACCTGATGATATCTATATTTCACCGTCCCAGATCCGACGTTTTAACCTGAGCACAGGTGACACAGTTTCGGGACAGATTCGGCCGCCCAAGGATAATGAGCGGTATTTTGCCCTTCTTAAGGTGGAAGCGGTTAACTTTGAAGATCCTGAGAAATCAAGGGATAAGATACTCTTTGACAATCTAACCCCCTTGTATCCTGATCGGAGAATCATGCTTGAAAGAGAACCCGACAACTATTGCATGCGGATAATGGATCTCCTAACACCCATAGGGTTTGGTCAGAGGGGCCTGATCGTGTCAGCCCCGAGGACCGGCAAGACCATGTTATTGCAAAACATTGCAAATAGCATCAACGCAAACCATAAGGATGTTGTTCTGATCGTTCTGCTTATCGACGAACGCCCGGAAGAGGTCACTGACATGGCGCGTTCGGTGAAAGCGGAGGTGATTAGTTCTACTTTTGATGAACCGCCGCATAGGCACGTGCAAGTGGCTGAGATGGTCCTTGAGAAGGCCAAGCGACTGGTGGAGAGCAAACGTGATGTGGTCATCCTGTTGGACAGTATCACCCGCCTTGCCCGAGCGTACAACACCGTGGTTCCGCCAAGTGGCAAAATTCTGTCTGGTGGAGTGGACTCCAATGCGCTGCATCGGCCGAAACGCTTTTTTGGCGCTGCTCGCAACATAGAAGAGGGAGGGAGCCTTACCATCGTTGCCACAGCTCTTATTGACACGGGAAGCCGAATGGATGAGGTGATCTTTGAAGAATTTAAGGGGACTGGCAACCTGGAGTTGCAGTTGGACCGAAAGCTCTCTGATAAACGGATATTTCCTGCCATTGACATCAACCGGTCAGGGACCAGAAAGGAGGAGCTGCTTCTCGAACCCGAGGTCCTGAACCGGGCCTGGATCTTGCGAAAGCTGCTATCATCCTTGAATCCTGTGGACAGCATGGAGTTTTTGCTTGAAAAGATGAAGGGAACTGATAATAATAAAGATTTTTTGGACTTGATGAACAGTTAGTTTCCTGTTCGAGAACCACCGTCTGAGTTTGGTGTTGATCGAGAATGACTGCTACTGAATAACGAATCACGACGAGGAGGAAGAATTACATGAAGAAGGACTTACATCCTGATTATTATCAGACTGCAATTCATTGTGCGTGCGGCAATGTGGTGGAGGCAGGATCTACAAAGAAGGACATCCGGGTTGAAATTTGCTCGAAGTGCCACCCCTTTTTTACCGGAAAACAGAAATTGGTTGACACTGCCGGTCGCATTGAACGGTTCCGAAAGAAGTACGCCAATTTTGAGGCGAACAAGAAAAATGCTTGATAAGCTAGCAGGGGTTGAGGAACGCTTTGACAAGCTCGAAGGGCTTCTCAGTGATCCCGAAGTCATAAAAGACCAACAGGCCTATAAGCACTATAGTATGGAACATGCGGAGTTGAGTAAGATCGTTTCCGTCTTTCGCAAATACAAACAGGTGGCCGAGGATATTGAAGAATCCAAGGATCTGCTCAAGGAGGGTGATGAGGAGATCAAGGAACTGGCAAGAGAAGATATCCAGATTTCCACAGAGCGCCTCAAAGAGCTTGAAGGCGACTTGAGGTGGCTCCTGATACCAAAGGATCCAAACGACGAAAAGAATGTCGTTTTGGAAATCCGGGCCGGCACTGGCGGTGAAGAGGCCGGGCTTTTTGCCGCAGACCTTTTCAAGATGTACAGCAAGTATGCAGAAAGCATTGGCTGGAAGGTGGAGATCTTGAGCAGCCATGCTACCGGCGTAGGGGGGCTCAAAGAGATCATTGTCCTAATCAAGGGCAAAGGGGCTTACAGTAGTCTCAAATACGAAAGCGGCACTCACAGGGTCCAGCGTGTGCCTGTGACCGAATCCCAGGGAAGGATCCATACCTCTGCCGTCACTGTGGCTGTTCTCCCCGAGGCTGAAGAGGTGGATGTGAAAATAGAGCCGGACGAAATCAGAGTGGATGTCTTCCGCTCCACCGGTCCGGGGGGACAGAGTGTAAACACAACAGATTCAGCCGTGCGCATAACGCACCTTCCCACAGGGGTAGTAGTGAGTTGTCAGGACGAAAAATCGCAGCATAAGAACAGGGCTAAGGCCATGAAGGTCCTGCGGGCCCGTCTTTACGAAAAGATGCTTTCCGAGCAGAACGAAAAGATATCTGCGGATCGCAAGAGTCAGGTTGGGACGGGGGATCGAAGCGAGCGTATCAGGACGTACAATTTTCCTCAGGGTCGGATAAGCGATCACCGCATCGGGCTTACCCTATACAAACTGGAGAGTGTCCTTGAAGGAGACATTGGAGAAATCATAGATAGCCTTGTAACCCATCATCAAGCCCTTGCCATTCAGAACGTCGAAACAGAGTCGAGGAATGCCGCCTGAGGCCTGGACCACCCTGAAACTTCTTAAATGGGCCACAGGTCACTTCAAATCCCACCATATTGATCAACCGCGCGCCACTGCCGAGATTCTTCTGGCTCACACCCTTGACATGGAAAGGGTGGATCTTTACGTGCATTACGATCGCCCCTTGGAAGCCAGAGAACTAGCAGTTTTTAAGGGACTGATCCAGAGACGACTGCAGCGGGAGCCCGTTGCCTACATTGTGGGCGAGAAGGGATTCTGGTCACTCGATTTGAAGGTGACACGTGATGTGTTAATCCCTCGTCCCGAGACCGAAATATTGGTGGAGGCTGCCCTTTCGATCATACCACGGCAACTATCATCAAAGCGCTTTACAATATTGGATCTTGGCACTGGGTCAGGGGGCATTATCCTTGCATTAGCTAGGGAACGACCGGGTCATCAGTTCTACGGAGTTGACTGCTCGCAAGAAGCGGTGACCCTTGCTCGGGATAATGCCAGAAGACATGAACTGGATAACGCAATTACGTTTTTGCATGGGAACTGGTTTGATGCCGTGTGTGATAAAGAGGGCTATTTCGATCTCATCGTGTCAAATCCTCCTTATATTTCCCGTGATGACCTGGGAACACTTCCTCCGGAGGTTTTGCAATATGAGCCCATTCAGGCCCTTGACGGGGGGGCTGACGGGCTGGATGCAATGCGGCTCATCATTAAGAAGGCGGGAGCATACTTGAGTCCTGGGGGGTGGCTCGTTTTTGAGATTGGCCATGATCAGCGGGATGCAGTCGAAAAGCTCATGTCAGCGTCGGGGGCTTATAGTGATGTGACAGTGATAAAAGACTACAACGGTTTTGATCGAGTGGTCCGGGCAAGGGCAATAAGAAAATAGATTTTTTGACAAAATTCAGCTTTGTGTGTTATTCAAATTCAGGCATTTTTTCTGGTTTCGCTTTTTCAGGTTAACAAGAATATGCAGAAGATACCCCTTAAGTTTGCAAAAGCTGGAATGAAGCTGGCGAAGGCGGTGAGCAACGACAGAGGAATGACCTTGTGTGGCGCAGGGACGGAGCTAACAGAAGAGACCATTGCCCGCCTGTTACGTATGGAGGTAAAGCGAATAACAGTGCTGGGGCATCCCATAGATACCGGCAGACAGGAGAAGAGCCTCAGCCAACAGATAGATGAACTTCACGTGCGTTTCAGGAAAGTTGAACGAAATCCGCTCATGGGTAAGATAAAGAACATGTTATTGCAAGTGTTGAAAGAAGGGGCGGAAGGGGAATGAGTGTCGACAAAGAGAGCTTGAGAACACGCGTTAAGGCGCTCAAGAATGTTCCGACACTTCCGGATGTTTTTGAAGCGATCAACCGTTTGGTGGAGGATCCTGATACTGCGGCAGAGGATATTGCGACCATTATATCGTCTGACCAGGCCCTGTCGGCCAAGATTCTCAGGGTCGTGAACTCTGCGTTGCACGGTTTTCCCGGCCGTATCTCAAGTGTAACACACGCGCTGATCATCCTCGGGTTCGATGTGGTACAGGGGCTTATTCTCAGCGCGTCTGTCTTTGACATGATGCTTGGCAAGGGGATGCAGGGGTTGTGGAAGCACTCTCTCGGGTGTGCCACGACTGCCGGGGTCATTGCCAGAAAAACAAACCACCCCCATCCCGAGGAGGTATCGATCGCTGCCCTGTTGCATGACATAGGAAAGGTGATCATAAAAACCGAACTTCCCGAAGAAACGTGTCGCATAGATGAGGCGATTGAAAAAAGAAAGATCTCTACGTATGAGGCAGAGGAGCAAATCCTTGGACTGAATCACAGCACTGTGGGACGGTGGCTTTGTGAAGAATGGAACCTTCCGAACAAGCTCACGGACCCAATTGCCTGTCACCACAAACCAGGTATGTCGGAGTTCGTGCAGGTGCCGACTGCCATTGTACACGTTGCCGATATCCTTGTCAGGGCGAACGGATTTGGCTTTGCAGGTGACAATCTAGTTCCTCAAATAGACCCCAAGGCCTGGGCTTTGTTGGACATCTCCGATTCCGTGCTGGAAGAGATCATCAGAGAGATGAGTGAGCAATTTGAAGATGCCGGGGACTTCCTTTCTGACGACGGCATTGTCACATGACGCATGGATCCAAAAAGATACTGATAATTGCCCGCGATTCCTCTGATGAGGATGAGATAAGGAGCCTGTTGGAAGGGCAGGGGGAGCCTTTCCTTATTCATACCGCAGAATCTTCACTCCAGGCCCTTGACATGATCTACAGTGCCCCCCCGAATCTGGTAATTATCAATCAGTCATTGCATGAAGAAGGATGGAAAGACCTGTGCAAACGGATTAAGGCCGACACAGTTTTTGGACACCTGCCCATCGTTTTGGTCCTCCAAGACTCCGGAGAGGACTTTGAGATCGACTGGGAAGACCTGCCGGTTGATGACTATCTTCAAAAGCCACTCATTGCCGGCGAGATACGGTCAAGGGTTTCTATGGTCTTTGCACGAACAGCCAGAATGCGCGATGCCAATCCACTGACCAACCTTCCGGGCAACTACTCGATCATGACTCAGATCCAAGGACGTATTGATAGTGGGTCCCCTTTTGTGGTTGCATATGTGGACCTTGACCATTTCAAGTCCTACAATGATAGGTACGGGTTTCTAAGAGGGGATGAGATTCTCAAGATGACTGCCCATCTTCTTACAAACTCCGTCCGGAAACTCGACTCGCCAGATGCCTTTGTAGGTCATGTGGGAGGAGATGACTTTGTTTTCATTGTTCCGCCCGACAGACTGGACGATGTTTGTCAGGAGATCATCGGAAATTTTGATCTGATTGTGGAGAATTTTTACGATGAAGGCGACAGGACACGCGGTTGTATTGACTCCACAAATCGTAAAGGCGAAAAGGAGCGTTTTCCCTTTGTGTCAATTTCCATAGCGGTTGTTACAAATGAGCACAGGCCTATTAAGCATATTGGTCAGGTGAGTGCAATCGCGGCAGAGGTCAAAAAACACGCCAAGTCCATGGAGGGAAGTAATTACTACAAAGACATGCGAGGTGAAGAGAAATGCCTTGAAGTGAACTGGAGGCGCAGATGAAGTTATCAGTAATCTAGGAATTAAGAACTAAGGCATTCATGAATTGCCGGAAATTCATCTAATCCATAAAGCTCGTTAACAAGGCACTTTAGCTCATTTTAGGCATTTTTACTTGCGCTACTAGATGGGGCTTTGGACATAAGGAGACAAGATGGTGGGCGCAGAGGGAAAGGTCGCTTTTCCAGTGATTCCGTCAGATCGAGGAGATGACTTGCACAACCTCGAGTTTGCTGACTCGGCTGACCTGGTTCTTTTTGTGGCAGGCAATCAATTCATGGTCATGAAAGAACTCCTCCTTGCCTTTCAGGAAGAACACCCGGATATTAAGAAAATCTTTTATGAAACACTTCCACCGGGCCTGGAGCTGAAACAGATTTTGGCGGGCGGAGCCATCTTTCGGGAAAGCGTCATAGACGTAGTTCCCGATGTCTATGCCTCTGTGACCGAAAAGGCCATGGAGCGACTTGAAGAGATGGCATTCATTTCAAGGGAAGATTATTTTCTGTATCTTCATAATCGAATTGCCTTCATGACGCCGGAAGGAAATCCTGCGCGGATAGCATCGGTTTCTGATCTTGGGCGAGAGGAGGTGCGTATTTCCCAGCCCAATCCGGAGTATGAAGACATTGCTCATTACATTATCGAGATGTATCGCCAGGCTGGTGGCGAAGACCTTGTGAACCGTATCATGGAAGAGAAGCGGGCAGAGGGGACAACGATTCTGACAATCGTGCACCACAGGGAGACCCCGATGAGGATAGCAAAGAGAACAGTTGACGTGGGTCCTGTATGGGCTACCGAGATCATGCATGCACGGCGGCAAGGCCTTGCCGTGGACGTGGTCGAACCAGGAGAACATCTGGATCAAAGGGACGACATCAACTATTATATTTGCCGTTTAAAGAATGCCGTCCACCCTGAGAACGCTGAAAAATTCCTCAATTTCATCAATTCGGTTCGTGCTCAGGGTATCTATGAAGCTTACGGCTTTGTTCCTTTGTGACCGTTTACGGGTTCAGGGTTCAAAGGTTCGGGGTTCGGAGATTGAAGGTTCACCTCACAAATCTGAACCGTTGATTCGTGAGTTCTGAATAGAGAAGGTATGAGAATAGAAGGATTCGAAGAGATTGAGGGATGGCAGTTGGCCCGCGAGTCAGATCGCAAGGTCAACGAAAAAAGGTAACCCCCTCCGGGGCGTAGGCCCTACGGGCCGGAGGCTGAACGGTTCACCCCGTTAAATAGACTTCCTTTCGGGACACAAAGTGTAATCTTTTCAAGCCGTCAGGCGCAACCTTGCGCCAAATTTAACAGGGTGAACTCTGAACCTGAGCAAGGACATATGACTACTGACTATCCCCTGGAAAAAATATTCCGAACGATTCTGAAAAATGGTGGCTCGTTTGCTGATCTCTATTATGAGTCGAGCCAGACCAATTCCATTATTTGTGATGATAACAGGATTGAAAAGGTCATTACCGGCACAGATGCCGGTGTAGGGCTTCGAGCCATCAGCGATTTCAAGACCTCCTATGCCTACAGCAACCGCTGTTCCGAGAAGGATATCCTCGCCCTTTCAGCAGATCTGGCTGGCGCCGTAAAGGCAAGCCCCCGCGCAACCGCAGCACAGGACTATCCCTTGCGGCCCCCCGTGAACCTTTTGGTGCATCTATCTCCGGGAAACATTGATACGGCCAAGAAAATTGCTATCGTTCGCGAGGCCAATAGGGCCGCCCGCGAAATGGACTCCAGGGTTCGCCAGGTCAAGGTCGTTTACAGCGACAAGCGTCAACAACTGGCCATGGCCAATTCAGAAGGGTTCCTGGTGGAGGAGGACCGCACCTATACGTTGTTCATGGTGCAGGTAGTGGCGGCCGAAAAAGAGCTTGTGCAGACGGGATATGAGCCAGTAGGCGGGCTGATGGGGTTTGAACTATTCGATGAAGTAGACCAGGTTCAGGTGGCTGAAATCGCGGCCCGTCGGGCAGTGCGGGCACTGGAGGCCAGGGAAGCGCCAAGGGGGCTCATGCCTGTCATTCTTTCGAGCGAAGCTGGCGGGACCATGATCCATGAGGCCGTGGGTCACGGCTTAGAGGCAGATCTGGCCCTTGAGGGACTTTCTGTTTACAGCAACCGTATCGGCGAGACAGTGGCCTCCCCCCTGATTACTGTGGTGGATGACGCAAAGCTCATCCAGAAGCGCGGCTCCTATGGCTATGATGACGAGGGCGTTTTAGCGCAAGAGACAGTCTTGATAGAAAAAGGGATATTGAAGGGTTATCTTTGCGACAGGCTTTATGCCATGAGATTCAACGGCGTCTCCACGGGAAACGGAAGACGTCAATCTTACAAGCACCATCCTATTGTGCGCATGTCCAACACCTATATTTCCCCCGGCAAAGATGATCCCGATACGATACTGCGAAATACCCCTGATGGGGTGCTGGTGAAAAAGATGGGCGGGGGACAGGTAAATACCGTGAATGGCGATTTCGTTTTTGAGGTCTCTGAAGGATATCTGATCCGAAACGGCCAAATAGGCGATCCTATTCGTGGCGCAACGCTCGCCGGAAATGGTCCGCAGGTGCTCCAGTCAATTGATCGTGTCGGAAATGACCTCGGATTTGGTATCGGCACCTGTGGCAAGGATGGTCAGGGCGTGCCAGTAGGTGATGCCCAGCCTACCCTCCGCATCCCCGGGATTGTAGTCGGTGGAACCTCACAATCCGGATAAACCGGGACAAAAAAAGTGCCTAACGTTTAAAATGCCTGAAGTGCCTTTTCCCAATTCCTTCAGTTTTTCCATAAGAGTGACGATGTAAAGGACAATATTTGCATCGGAGGCGCTATTATGGAACCAAGTCCGCATCCCGTGAAGAAGCAAGGATACAGAAACTTCTACTGCTTTCACTATGGGGGCTGTTTGGACCATGCGGTTAAGCATCGGTGGCGATGCTGGAATTGTTCGGAGTGTTCAAACAAATCGAGGCAAGAACCAACCGATGCGGTCCGAACCGTTA is a window from the Deltaproteobacteria bacterium genome containing:
- a CDS encoding diguanylate cyclase; amino-acid sequence: MTHGSKKILIIARDSSDEDEIRSLLEGQGEPFLIHTAESSLQALDMIYSAPPNLVIINQSLHEEGWKDLCKRIKADTVFGHLPIVLVLQDSGEDFEIDWEDLPVDDYLQKPLIAGEIRSRVSMVFARTARMRDANPLTNLPGNYSIMTQIQGRIDSGSPFVVAYVDLDHFKSYNDRYGFLRGDEILKMTAHLLTNSVRKLDSPDAFVGHVGGDDFVFIVPPDRLDDVCQEIIGNFDLIVENFYDEGDRTRGCIDSTNRKGEKERFPFVSISIAVVTNEHRPIKHIGQVSAIAAEVKKHAKSMEGSNYYKDMRGEEKCLEVNWRRR
- a CDS encoding substrate-binding domain-containing protein, coding for MVGAEGKVAFPVIPSDRGDDLHNLEFADSADLVLFVAGNQFMVMKELLLAFQEEHPDIKKIFYETLPPGLELKQILAGGAIFRESVIDVVPDVYASVTEKAMERLEEMAFISREDYFLYLHNRIAFMTPEGNPARIASVSDLGREEVRISQPNPEYEDIAHYIIEMYRQAGGEDLVNRIMEEKRAEGTTILTIVHHRETPMRIAKRTVDVGPVWATEIMHARRQGLAVDVVEPGEHLDQRDDINYYICRLKNAVHPENAEKFLNFINSVRAQGIYEAYGFVPL
- a CDS encoding TldD/PmbA family protein yields the protein MTTDYPLEKIFRTILKNGGSFADLYYESSQTNSIICDDNRIEKVITGTDAGVGLRAISDFKTSYAYSNRCSEKDILALSADLAGAVKASPRATAAQDYPLRPPVNLLVHLSPGNIDTAKKIAIVREANRAAREMDSRVRQVKVVYSDKRQQLAMANSEGFLVEEDRTYTLFMVQVVAAEKELVQTGYEPVGGLMGFELFDEVDQVQVAEIAARRAVRALEAREAPRGLMPVILSSEAGGTMIHEAVGHGLEADLALEGLSVYSNRIGETVASPLITVVDDAKLIQKRGSYGYDDEGVLAQETVLIEKGILKGYLCDRLYAMRFNGVSTGNGRRQSYKHHPIVRMSNTYISPGKDDPDTILRNTPDGVLVKKMGGGQVNTVNGDFVFEVSEGYLIRNGQIGDPIRGATLAGNGPQVLQSIDRVGNDLGFGIGTCGKDGQGVPVGDAQPTLRIPGIVVGGTSQSG